A region from the Tahibacter amnicola genome encodes:
- a CDS encoding nucleoside deaminase: MLYAQIHLTLPAWVHDTIDQSRRYLSDEERVGVAIALSRRNVEMNTGGPFGAAVFDQDGAIVAVGVNRVVEHNCSVAHAEMMAYMTAQGRTQRFRLNDDGRRYALATSAQPCCQCYGATVWAGVDELLIGARSEDVEELTEFDEGPLPADWIGELERRGIAVRRDICRDDARAVLSLYSARGGLMY; this comes from the coding sequence ATGCTCTACGCCCAGATCCATCTCACCCTGCCCGCCTGGGTGCACGACACCATCGACCAGTCTCGCCGCTACCTCTCCGATGAGGAGCGGGTTGGCGTGGCAATCGCGCTATCGCGCCGCAATGTGGAAATGAATACCGGCGGCCCGTTCGGCGCCGCGGTGTTCGACCAGGATGGCGCCATCGTCGCCGTCGGCGTGAATCGCGTCGTGGAGCACAATTGCTCGGTGGCCCACGCGGAAATGATGGCCTACATGACCGCCCAGGGCCGCACCCAGCGCTTCCGCCTGAACGACGACGGCCGCCGCTATGCGCTGGCGACCAGCGCACAGCCCTGCTGCCAGTGCTACGGTGCGACGGTATGGGCTGGCGTGGACGAACTGCTCATCGGCGCACGCAGTGAAGACGTCGAAGAACTCACCGAATTTGACGAGGGCCCGCTGCCCGCCGACTGGATCGGCGAGCTGGAACGCCGCGGCATTGCCGTGCGTCGCGACATCTGCCGCGACGACGCACGTGCCGTGCTGTCGCTCTACAGCGCGCGCGGCGGCCTGATGTATTGA
- the rlmM gene encoding 23S rRNA (cytidine(2498)-2'-O)-methyltransferase RlmM: MSHPLASGVLVYCRSGFEGEAAQELDTVAAHAGVAGFARTERGAGFAEFVLVEPMPAEALLQAIGWPRLVFARQAVAVLDQLKGLPREDRLTPLLAELPTDFAVADAWVESPDTDDGKALTAFCRSFGNALVQALKRDARLVRDSPWRLHALFPHGDRCFLAVAHTALCAPWPLGIPRLKFPRNAPSRSTLKLDEAIQVLLTPGERERWFKSGMTAVDLGAAPGGWTWQLVRRALHVTAVDNGPMQEELMAGGHVTHLREDGFRYQPKRRVDWMVCDMVEQPRRVAERMGEWLAEGWCQRSIFNLKLPMKKRYTEVQQAFERIHALVHRRGGQVELRAKQLYHDREEITVFARVLAEK, translated from the coding sequence ATGTCCCACCCCCTTGCCAGCGGCGTACTGGTCTATTGCCGCAGCGGCTTCGAAGGCGAGGCGGCGCAGGAACTCGACACCGTTGCCGCGCACGCCGGCGTCGCCGGGTTTGCACGCACGGAACGTGGTGCGGGCTTCGCCGAATTCGTGCTGGTGGAACCCATGCCGGCGGAAGCACTGCTGCAGGCCATCGGCTGGCCCCGGCTCGTGTTCGCCCGTCAGGCCGTGGCCGTACTCGACCAGCTCAAGGGACTGCCGCGCGAGGACCGCCTCACGCCGCTCCTGGCTGAACTGCCGACGGACTTCGCCGTCGCCGACGCCTGGGTGGAATCGCCCGATACGGATGACGGCAAGGCGCTCACCGCGTTCTGCCGCAGCTTCGGCAATGCCCTGGTGCAGGCCCTCAAGCGCGACGCGCGCCTGGTGCGCGACAGCCCGTGGCGGCTGCATGCGCTGTTCCCCCATGGCGATCGCTGCTTCCTGGCGGTTGCCCATACCGCCTTGTGCGCGCCCTGGCCACTGGGAATTCCCCGGCTGAAGTTCCCGCGCAATGCGCCCAGCCGGTCGACGCTGAAGCTCGATGAAGCCATCCAGGTGCTGCTCACGCCCGGGGAACGCGAGCGCTGGTTCAAGTCCGGCATGACTGCCGTCGACCTGGGTGCGGCGCCGGGCGGATGGACCTGGCAGCTGGTCCGTCGCGCATTGCATGTCACCGCCGTGGACAACGGGCCGATGCAGGAAGAATTGATGGCCGGCGGCCACGTCACCCACCTGCGCGAGGACGGATTTCGTTACCAGCCCAAGCGCCGCGTCGACTGGATGGTCTGCGACATGGTCGAGCAGCCGCGTCGCGTGGCCGAGCGGATGGGCGAATGGCTGGCCGAAGGCTGGTGCCAGCGTTCCATTTTCAACCTCAAGCTACCCATGAAGAAGCGCTACACCGAAGTCCAGCAGGCGTTCGAGCGCATCCATGCCCTGGTGCACCGCCGCGGTGGCCAGGTGGAACTGCGCGCCAAGCAGCTCTACCACGACCGTGAAGAAATCACGGTATTCGCCCGCGTTCTGGCGGAGAAGTAG
- a CDS encoding FG-GAP repeat domain-containing protein — protein MSLPRIFLLSTASISLMLASPLRADELPYRLAYQSNVAPDTDHPGRDGALASGLDLDGDGRVDLVSAVRYAQNAEKGPMRLFLSLGNGRFRRSSMSFWDSGSRVFSGGFLAGADFNADGRTDLVFADNDDSFNGSRVLRVIGNLGAGNFRQRQVIVPPNQTADTWINAAVIADFNGDTRPDLAALDRYFEAGQTMDGAAPSGLVAWGQPNSATTPFDAGQTRFPTIPNAFLFTAADFTRDGRADLLVVNREGRAGLTSCTSNGACSLQSAFNYDTTSRPDRGFATGITPGDLNGDGFTDALVVYVHRASVTDPGVFSLRVLRNSGGSGALAVDPQVLEMDRDCGDQLISTPRIGDYNGDGNNDILMHCRKYGFPFFISYGRGNFSFDPPVLFDFYISDPFIRATGLVRGDYNGDGKTDIAVQTDRGVRVFVHYPLDRLFANGFD, from the coding sequence ATGTCACTGCCCCGGATCTTCCTGTTGTCCACCGCCAGCATCTCGCTGATGCTCGCATCGCCGTTGCGCGCGGATGAGCTGCCCTACCGGCTGGCCTACCAGTCCAACGTCGCACCGGATACCGACCACCCCGGCAGGGACGGCGCCCTTGCCAGCGGCCTGGACCTGGACGGCGACGGGCGCGTGGATCTGGTATCTGCCGTGCGCTATGCCCAGAACGCCGAGAAGGGACCGATGCGGCTCTTTCTGAGTCTGGGCAACGGCCGGTTCCGTCGCAGCAGCATGTCCTTCTGGGATTCGGGCAGTCGTGTGTTCAGCGGCGGCTTTCTGGCCGGTGCCGACTTCAACGCCGACGGACGTACGGATCTGGTCTTTGCCGACAATGACGACAGCTTCAACGGTAGCCGGGTGTTGCGCGTCATTGGCAACCTGGGCGCCGGAAACTTTCGCCAGCGGCAGGTCATCGTTCCGCCCAACCAGACCGCCGACACCTGGATCAACGCCGCCGTCATCGCCGACTTCAATGGCGACACCCGCCCCGACCTCGCTGCGCTGGATCGCTATTTCGAGGCCGGGCAGACGATGGACGGCGCTGCGCCGAGTGGCCTGGTCGCCTGGGGACAGCCCAATAGCGCCACGACGCCCTTCGACGCCGGGCAGACGCGCTTTCCAACCATCCCCAATGCGTTCCTCTTCACCGCGGCCGACTTTACGCGCGACGGCAGGGCGGACCTGCTGGTCGTCAACCGCGAGGGGCGGGCAGGCCTGACCAGTTGCACCAGCAATGGCGCCTGCAGTCTGCAGAGCGCGTTCAACTACGACACTACCAGCCGTCCCGACCGCGGATTTGCCACCGGCATCACGCCGGGCGACCTGAACGGTGACGGGTTTACGGACGCACTGGTTGTGTACGTGCACCGCGCGTCAGTCACGGATCCCGGCGTTTTCAGCCTGCGAGTACTACGCAACAGTGGCGGTTCCGGCGCATTGGCGGTCGACCCACAGGTGCTGGAAATGGACCGGGATTGCGGCGACCAGCTGATCTCCACGCCACGCATCGGCGACTACAACGGCGACGGCAACAACGACATCCTGATGCATTGCCGAAAGTACGGATTTCCGTTCTTCATATCCTACGGTCGTGGCAACTTCAGTTTTGATCCGCCAGTACTTTTTGATTTTTACATTTCGGATCCCTTCATCCGCGCAACAGGCCTGGTCCGCGGCGACTACAACGGTGACGGCAAAACCGACATCGCGGTCCAGACCGACAGAGGCGTGCGCGTGTTTGTCCACTATCCACTCGACCGGCTGTTTGCCAATGGCTTTGACTGA
- a CDS encoding FG-GAP repeat domain-containing protein, translating to MHIRRSPFALLTLLLASSAYAQQAAYEFKEFLPMGGYTRQSFAGSDTRLLYGTDFNRDGRADLVTRSRSAVAVYVNQHDGSFIHYWSIPTEGSSTAVGGGDIDGDNWPDLLVSSPPSAVQRFINNRGNGFTPDSQTLSLQPTGRHPMINDLLLADFNRDNKLDIVALDSDPANPDRAYTIGGSTFLHRTSAALLWGQGGGAFAADSARPRVPVAEYPLRARVIDLNDDGNLDVVTNSGTSLHLLQNHYQSGGLLPALSLAPVSANASVHGDILGVSTGDLNADDRKDLAITYYTNAPPTGRAYRLKFYRNATPHPQLRFVLEADPAEITLPAPGNGLAVANFNDDAHNDIIVGLESAGAASIALYAGRGGFSFDPPVTINGGFSAGELVTGDFNSDNRPDIAVVDIDNNRVAIYLHR from the coding sequence ATGCATATCCGCCGATCACCCTTTGCACTCCTCACTCTGCTGCTCGCGTCCAGCGCATACGCGCAGCAGGCTGCGTACGAATTCAAGGAATTCCTGCCGATGGGCGGCTATACCCGGCAATCCTTCGCCGGCAGTGATACGCGCTTGCTGTATGGAACCGATTTCAACCGCGATGGCCGTGCTGACCTTGTGACCAGGAGCAGAAGTGCCGTAGCCGTCTACGTCAACCAGCACGATGGAAGCTTTATCCACTATTGGAGTATTCCAACGGAAGGCTCCTCCACCGCCGTCGGTGGCGGAGACATCGATGGCGACAATTGGCCGGATCTGCTGGTGAGCTCGCCGCCGAGTGCCGTGCAACGCTTCATCAACAACCGGGGCAACGGATTCACCCCCGACTCCCAGACCCTATCGCTGCAACCCACCGGCCGGCACCCGATGATCAATGACCTTCTGCTGGCTGACTTCAACCGCGACAATAAGCTGGACATTGTGGCGCTGGACAGCGACCCGGCGAATCCGGATCGCGCCTATACAATCGGCGGCAGCACCTTCCTTCATCGCACCAGTGCTGCCCTGCTGTGGGGGCAGGGCGGCGGCGCATTCGCCGCCGACAGCGCCAGACCACGCGTTCCGGTCGCCGAGTATCCCCTTCGCGCACGCGTCATCGATCTCAACGACGACGGCAACCTGGATGTGGTCACCAACAGCGGCACCAGCCTGCACCTGCTGCAGAACCACTATCAGTCCGGCGGGCTGTTGCCGGCGCTTTCCTTGGCTCCCGTGTCTGCGAACGCGTCGGTGCACGGCGATATCCTGGGTGTGAGCACTGGCGACCTCAACGCCGATGACCGCAAGGATCTGGCCATCACGTACTACACGAACGCACCGCCCACCGGCCGTGCGTACCGACTCAAGTTCTATCGCAACGCCACGCCACATCCACAACTGCGCTTCGTGCTGGAAGCAGATCCGGCGGAAATCACCCTGCCCGCTCCCGGAAATGGCCTGGCCGTTGCGAACTTCAACGATGATGCCCACAACGACATCATCGTTGGACTCGAATCCGCAGGTGCGGCCAGCATCGCGCTTTACGCCGGGCGCGGCGGTTTCAGTTTCGATCCTCCGGTGACTATCAACGGCGGATTCAGTGCCGGCGAACTGGTGACAGGCGACTTCAATTCGGACAATCGCCCCGACATCGCGGTCGTGGATATCGACAACAATCGCGTCGCCATCTATCTGCACCGGTGA
- the queC gene encoding 7-cyano-7-deazaguanine synthase QueC, with protein MQKRAVVLVSGGMDSAVVLAIAKAQGYACYALSVAYGQRHASELAASDRVCAQLGAVAHKTVTVDLRSIGGSALTADIDVPEQGGAGIPVTYVPARNTIMLSIALGWAEVLGASDIFCGVNAVDYSGYPDCRPAFIDSFQQLANVATKAGVEGAGLRVHAPLMRLSKADIAREGVRLGVDFSATVSCYQADADGRACAHCDACRLRAEGFREAGLADPTRYR; from the coding sequence ATGCAGAAACGCGCAGTCGTACTTGTCTCCGGCGGCATGGACTCCGCCGTCGTCCTCGCCATTGCCAAGGCCCAGGGCTATGCGTGCTACGCGCTGAGCGTCGCCTACGGGCAGCGCCATGCGTCCGAGCTGGCGGCGTCAGACCGCGTCTGCGCCCAGCTCGGTGCCGTCGCCCACAAGACGGTGACCGTCGACCTGCGCAGCATCGGCGGCTCGGCCCTGACTGCTGACATCGACGTGCCCGAACAGGGGGGCGCCGGCATCCCCGTCACCTACGTACCGGCGCGCAACACCATCATGCTGTCGATCGCGCTGGGGTGGGCCGAGGTGCTCGGTGCGAGTGACATCTTCTGCGGCGTGAATGCAGTGGACTATTCCGGGTACCCCGATTGCCGCCCTGCCTTTATCGACAGCTTCCAGCAACTGGCGAACGTGGCGACGAAGGCCGGGGTCGAAGGGGCCGGGCTGCGTGTTCATGCGCCGCTGATGCGGCTGAGCAAGGCGGACATCGCCCGCGAGGGCGTCCGCCTGGGCGTGGACTTCTCCGCCACTGTATCGTGCTACCAGGCCGACGCGGACGGCCGTGCCTGTGCCCACTGCGACGCCTGCCGCCTGCGTGCGGAAGGCTTTCGGGAAGCCGGGCTCGCCGACCCGACGCGGTACCGCTGA
- the queE gene encoding 7-carboxy-7-deazaguanine synthase QueE, whose product MSAEAVQNPVNLAARHPERLRITEIFHSIQGEADAVGWPTVFVRLTGCPLRCVWCDTTYSFHGGQWRTIDEIVAEVARHGARHVCVTGGEPLSQKRCLILLQRLCDAGHEVSLETSGALDVSAVDPRVRKVVDLKAPASGELKRNRWSNIDHLRPHDQVKFVLADRADYEWARAVTAEHRLSDRCQVLFSPVHASLKPRELAEWILADHLPVRMQLQLHKLLWGDEPGH is encoded by the coding sequence ATGTCGGCTGAAGCCGTACAGAACCCCGTGAACCTGGCCGCCCGGCATCCCGAGCGGCTGCGGATCACCGAGATCTTCCATTCGATCCAGGGCGAAGCCGACGCCGTCGGGTGGCCGACTGTCTTTGTTCGCCTGACCGGATGCCCGTTGCGCTGCGTCTGGTGCGATACGACGTATTCGTTTCATGGCGGGCAATGGCGGACGATCGACGAGATCGTGGCCGAGGTGGCCCGCCATGGCGCCCGGCACGTGTGCGTCACCGGCGGCGAGCCCCTGTCGCAGAAACGTTGCCTGATCCTGCTGCAGCGCCTGTGCGACGCGGGCCACGAGGTGTCGCTGGAGACCTCCGGTGCGCTGGATGTCTCTGCCGTCGACCCGCGCGTGCGCAAGGTGGTGGATCTGAAGGCACCCGCATCGGGCGAACTCAAGCGGAACCGCTGGTCCAATATCGATCACCTGCGTCCGCACGATCAGGTCAAATTTGTCCTGGCCGATCGCGCCGACTACGAATGGGCGCGTGCGGTTACCGCAGAGCATCGGCTTTCCGATCGTTGCCAGGTGCTGTTCTCGCCGGTGCACGCGTCGCTCAAGCCGCGCGAGCTGGCCGAGTGGATCCTCGCGGACCACCTGCCTGTCCGCATGCAGCTGCAGTTGCACAAGTTGCTGTGGGGCGACGAACCCGGCCACTGA
- the ybgF gene encoding tol-pal system protein YbgF, whose translation MRTFLKTKLGASIAVAAAMAAATVSMPVAAQRLSLAERVAKLEADAQAGKGNVDLINQIQSLQTELQQLTGQVEQLRHQLDELKERNKQQYIDLDSRLGRLEGGGTGRPAAENSGQLEDIQLGNPNGASPEPARAADPMLDRDDAALDRPVDRPVTREPINADVPPEPPTRRIDPAGEKATYDEAFGALKEGRYAESAKKFQAFIDTYPNSDLTANAYYWLGESYYVTQNYRVSLETFQTLLKVYPDSQKAPDAMLKTGYCLYELKQWDSAEKTLTKVVQKYPDTTVARLAQGRLRALKLEGAR comes from the coding sequence ATGCGAACGTTCCTCAAGACCAAGCTCGGTGCCAGCATTGCAGTCGCGGCGGCCATGGCCGCCGCGACTGTTTCCATGCCGGTCGCCGCCCAACGCCTCAGCCTGGCCGAGCGCGTGGCCAAGCTGGAAGCCGACGCCCAGGCGGGCAAAGGCAATGTGGATCTGATCAACCAGATCCAGTCGCTGCAGACTGAACTGCAGCAGCTCACCGGCCAGGTCGAGCAACTGCGCCATCAGCTCGATGAGCTGAAAGAGCGCAACAAGCAGCAATATATCGATTTGGATTCCCGTCTCGGCCGCCTCGAAGGCGGTGGCACGGGACGTCCGGCCGCGGAAAATTCCGGCCAGCTCGAAGACATTCAGCTCGGCAACCCCAATGGCGCCAGCCCGGAACCGGCGCGTGCCGCCGACCCCATGCTGGACCGCGACGATGCCGCACTCGACCGCCCGGTCGACCGTCCCGTCACGCGCGAGCCGATCAACGCCGACGTGCCACCCGAGCCGCCCACGCGCCGTATCGATCCGGCCGGCGAAAAGGCCACGTACGACGAAGCCTTCGGTGCCCTGAAGGAAGGCCGCTACGCCGAATCGGCGAAAAAGTTCCAGGCCTTCATCGACACCTACCCGAACAGTGATCTGACCGCCAATGCCTACTACTGGCTGGGCGAGTCCTATTACGTCACGCAGAACTACCGCGTGTCGCTGGAAACCTTCCAGACGCTGCTCAAGGTCTATCCGGACAGCCAGAAGGCGCCCGATGCCATGCTCAAGACGGGCTACTGCCTGTACGAGCTGAAGCAATGGGACTCGGCCGAGAAGACTTTGACCAAGGTCGTGCAGAAGTATCCGGATACCACCGTCGCGCGCCTGGCCCAGGGCCGGCTGCGTGCGCTCAAGCTCGAGGGCGCGCGCTAA
- the pal gene encoding peptidoglycan-associated lipoprotein Pal has product MNNSIRIAIAALLCVTAVGCKKAAKPTPPSDGGDRKEITQPKDNTGKYTRESLETDACLRSRVIYFDLDKTEIKDEFRQQISCHAEFQAQFPDYKVTLEGNADERGSREYNLGLGERRGNAVQSALSSAGSRASLNVVSYGEERPTCKDHNEGCWSKNRRVEIVYAQ; this is encoded by the coding sequence ATGAATAACTCGATTCGGATTGCAATTGCTGCGCTGCTCTGCGTTACCGCCGTTGGTTGTAAGAAAGCTGCCAAGCCGACCCCGCCGTCCGATGGCGGCGACCGCAAGGAAATCACCCAGCCGAAGGACAACACCGGCAAGTACACCCGCGAAAGCCTGGAAACCGACGCCTGCCTGCGCAGCCGCGTGATCTACTTCGATCTGGACAAGACCGAGATCAAGGACGAGTTCCGTCAGCAGATCTCCTGCCACGCCGAATTCCAGGCCCAGTTCCCGGACTACAAGGTGACCCTGGAAGGCAACGCCGACGAGCGCGGCTCGCGTGAATACAACCTGGGTCTGGGCGAGCGCCGCGGCAACGCTGTGCAGTCGGCCCTGTCGTCCGCTGGTTCGCGCGCGTCCCTCAACGTCGTGTCCTACGGCGAAGAGCGTCCGACCTGCAAGGACCACAACGAAGGTTGCTGGTCGAAGAACCGTCGCGTCGAAATCGTCTACGCGCAGTAA
- the tolB gene encoding Tol-Pal system beta propeller repeat protein TolB, with translation MRVTTFARWGAFLLLTMLGAVAHAQGLSGDVPTIVIRDGTETAHRIAIVPFAFEGAGVPPETDVSEVVRMDLARSGQFRTLEKDRVVEFPTRGNEIKFPTWKILDQQYITVGRVMDAEGGALRVEFELFEVASGRSMLGLAITGQRSDLRGVAHQVADLVYEKITNVRGAFWTRIAYVTAAGVQPNIQYALMVADSDGYNPQVVVKSREPLLSPSWSPDGRKLAYVSFERGDSAIYIQEIATGSRQVISNRKGINGAPSFSPDGNRLALTLSYLGNPDIFVMDLGSREITRITSQMSIDTEAVWTPDGQNLIFTSDRAGKPQLYQVPATGGDASRVTFAGEYNAKASIAYDGSKIAMAQGAGNVYRIAVLNRSKGSQVTMVSPGSVDESPSFAPNGSMLLYAATDGPRGVLYAVSADGRVRQRLVLADGDVREPSWGPFRQR, from the coding sequence ATGCGAGTGACAACCTTTGCCCGATGGGGCGCGTTCCTGCTGCTGACGATGCTCGGTGCCGTGGCGCATGCCCAGGGCCTGAGTGGTGATGTGCCCACGATCGTCATCAGGGACGGCACGGAAACCGCCCACCGGATCGCGATCGTGCCGTTCGCCTTCGAAGGCGCCGGCGTCCCGCCGGAGACGGACGTCTCCGAAGTGGTCCGCATGGACCTGGCCCGCTCCGGCCAGTTCCGCACGCTGGAAAAAGACCGCGTCGTGGAATTCCCCACGCGTGGCAATGAGATCAAGTTCCCGACCTGGAAAATTCTGGACCAGCAGTACATCACGGTCGGCCGCGTGATGGACGCCGAAGGTGGCGCACTGCGCGTCGAGTTCGAGCTGTTCGAGGTGGCCAGCGGGCGCAGCATGCTGGGCCTGGCGATCACCGGCCAGCGGTCGGACCTGCGCGGCGTCGCCCACCAGGTGGCGGACCTGGTCTACGAAAAGATCACCAACGTCCGCGGTGCTTTCTGGACCCGCATCGCCTACGTCACCGCCGCCGGTGTGCAACCGAACATCCAGTACGCGCTGATGGTCGCCGATTCGGACGGCTACAACCCGCAAGTGGTCGTCAAGTCGCGTGAGCCACTGCTGTCGCCGTCGTGGTCGCCGGATGGGCGCAAGCTGGCCTATGTGTCGTTCGAGCGGGGCGATTCGGCGATCTATATCCAGGAAATCGCCACCGGCTCGCGCCAGGTCATCTCCAACCGCAAGGGCATCAATGGCGCCCCGTCCTTCTCGCCGGACGGCAACCGGCTGGCCCTGACCCTCTCCTACCTGGGCAACCCGGACATCTTCGTGATGGACCTGGGCTCCCGCGAGATCACCCGGATCACCAGCCAGATGTCCATCGACACCGAGGCCGTATGGACCCCGGACGGCCAGAATCTGATATTCACGTCCGACCGGGCCGGCAAGCCTCAGCTCTACCAGGTACCGGCCACCGGTGGCGACGCCAGCCGTGTTACCTTCGCCGGCGAATACAACGCAAAAGCCTCCATCGCCTATGACGGCAGCAAGATCGCTATGGCACAGGGGGCCGGAAATGTGTATCGTATTGCGGTTTTGAACCGGAGCAAGGGCAGTCAGGTGACCATGGTGTCGCCCGGCAGTGTCGACGAATCGCCCAGCTTCGCACCGAACGGGAGCATGCTGCTGTATGCCGCAACCGACGGACCGCGCGGCGTTTTGTACGCCGTATCGGCCGACGGTCGGGTGCGCCAGCGGCTTGTCCTGGCCGATGGCGATGTGCGTGAGCCGTCGTGGGGTCCGTTCCGGCAACGATAA
- a CDS encoding cell envelope integrity protein TolA — MQTSNSDNLRSFVFSTLLHAGVFGLLTLSVWWTRKEIQVAIPGPIIEATLVGAPRSAPPPKPTKPAPKPVEPKPVEEKPKVDEPTPEPRKEDRKDQEKITDKIALEKAAADAKVQDELRKKEQFELTEKLAKAEAEKKRKLEEEKLKQQKEMKARELAKAKKDEARYMEQLMQGEEARSGQEGQDESLEAEYYAAIQSAVTLKWMRPEGTPPGIRCTLEIIQIIGGEVTQAVVVSPCNADELTRRSLEQAPMAASPLPYAGYETVFKRKIRFEFTYDG, encoded by the coding sequence ATGCAGACTTCCAACAGCGACAATCTGCGTTCCTTCGTCTTCTCGACGCTGCTGCATGCGGGCGTTTTCGGGTTGCTGACGCTCAGCGTGTGGTGGACCCGCAAAGAGATCCAGGTCGCGATTCCTGGCCCGATCATCGAGGCCACGCTGGTGGGGGCGCCGCGCTCCGCGCCGCCGCCCAAGCCCACCAAGCCCGCACCCAAGCCGGTCGAGCCCAAGCCCGTCGAAGAAAAGCCCAAGGTCGACGAGCCGACGCCGGAGCCGCGCAAGGAAGATCGGAAGGATCAGGAAAAGATCACCGACAAGATCGCGCTGGAGAAAGCCGCGGCCGACGCCAAGGTGCAGGACGAACTGCGCAAGAAGGAGCAATTCGAGCTGACCGAAAAGCTGGCCAAGGCCGAGGCCGAGAAGAAGCGCAAGCTGGAGGAAGAGAAGCTCAAGCAGCAAAAGGAAATGAAGGCGCGTGAGCTGGCCAAGGCCAAGAAGGACGAGGCCCGCTACATGGAGCAGCTGATGCAGGGCGAGGAGGCGCGCTCGGGCCAGGAAGGCCAGGATGAAAGCCTGGAAGCGGAGTACTACGCCGCGATCCAGAGCGCCGTGACGCTCAAGTGGATGCGCCCCGAAGGGACACCGCCGGGCATCCGCTGCACACTGGAAATCATCCAGATCATTGGCGGCGAGGTGACCCAGGCCGTCGTGGTGAGTCCGTGCAATGCCGACGAGCTGACCCGGCGCTCGCTGGAGCAGGCGCCGATGGCGGCATCACCGCTTCCCTACGCGGGCTATGAAACAGTCTTCAAGCGCAAGATTCGATTCGAATTTACTTACGACGGATGA
- the tolR gene encoding protein TolR, protein MHSNHRRKRKKLKADINVVPYIDVMLVLLIIFMVTAPLLNLGVDIELPESEVAKTLNVQKDPFVVSIDAQGKLYLTIPNAPREEIDEAGLLNKFSAFAKQNPKLTVYVAGDGQVQYSKVYDAMALLQRAGVPKVGLMGQPPQEPKR, encoded by the coding sequence ATGCATTCCAATCACCGTCGCAAACGCAAGAAGCTCAAGGCCGACATCAACGTCGTCCCGTACATTGACGTCATGCTGGTGCTGCTCATCATTTTCATGGTGACGGCGCCGCTGTTGAACCTGGGCGTGGACATCGAGCTGCCCGAATCGGAAGTGGCCAAGACCCTCAACGTGCAGAAGGATCCCTTCGTCGTCAGCATCGATGCCCAGGGCAAGCTGTACCTGACCATCCCGAATGCGCCGCGCGAAGAAATCGACGAGGCCGGTCTGTTGAACAAGTTTTCAGCCTTCGCGAAGCAGAATCCGAAGTTGACGGTGTACGTGGCCGGCGACGGCCAGGTGCAGTACTCGAAGGTGTACGACGCCATGGCGCTGCTGCAGCGCGCCGGCGTGCCGAAAGTCGGTCTGATGGGCCAGCCGCCGCAGGAACCCAAGCGCTAA
- the tolQ gene encoding protein TolQ: MTGEIDLLNLVIHASWFVKLVMIALLLFSFLSWMIIFRKHTMLKGALGSANEFEERFWSGADLAALFREVTGRGDQISGIESIFESGFREFARLRQRRGLDPRTMLEGAQRAMRVAQARELDRLEANLEFLANVGSISPYVGLLGTVWGIMSAFQGLATVKEATIAMVAPGISEALVATAMGLVAAIPASWAYNRYSNKVDRVANRFDTFTEEFSSILQRQAHIDE; encoded by the coding sequence ATGACCGGCGAAATCGATCTGTTGAACCTGGTTATCCACGCGAGCTGGTTCGTCAAGCTCGTGATGATCGCGCTGCTGCTGTTTTCCTTCCTCTCGTGGATGATCATCTTCCGCAAGCACACGATGCTCAAAGGTGCGCTCGGCAGCGCGAACGAGTTCGAGGAACGTTTCTGGTCCGGCGCGGACCTGGCGGCCCTGTTCCGGGAAGTGACCGGCCGCGGCGACCAGATCAGCGGGATCGAGAGCATTTTCGAGTCCGGTTTCCGCGAATTCGCCCGTCTGCGCCAGCGGCGCGGCCTGGATCCGCGCACCATGCTCGAAGGCGCCCAGCGTGCCATGCGCGTGGCCCAGGCGCGCGAACTGGACCGCCTGGAAGCCAACCTCGAATTCCTCGCCAACGTTGGTTCGATCAGCCCCTACGTGGGCCTGCTGGGCACCGTGTGGGGCATCATGTCGGCCTTCCAGGGCCTGGCGACGGTCAAGGAAGCAACGATCGCCATGGTGGCGCCGGGTATTTCCGAAGCCCTGGTCGCCACGGCGATGGGTCTGGTGGCGGCTATCCCGGCTTCGTGGGCGTACAACCGCTACTCGAACAAGGTCGACCGCGTTGCCAACCGCTTCGACACCTTCACCGAGGAGTTCTCCTCGATCCTGCAGCGCCAGGCGCATATCGACGAATGA